The following coding sequences lie in one Apium graveolens cultivar Ventura chromosome 1, ASM990537v1, whole genome shotgun sequence genomic window:
- the LOC141664817 gene encoding respiratory burst oxidase homolog protein B-like, giving the protein MENQDSQVRDPESRGSSRRIAFSGPLVSSKKLSGSRRSARFKDETNGNNPYIEITLDVANDSLLVHNIKGTPDQEAALIASRIEKHPSSLSTQLSSKLRQISRDIKNSFSSSKRTTHSNNKVKHSASGAAQAIMGLRFMHKNTTNGDGWSEVEARFDELSVDGQLPRSSFGKCIGVKESAEFMGELFDALARRRGITSSTVTKDQLHEFWKQITDTSFDARLQTFFDMVDKDADGRITQDEVKEIITLSASANKLTKIVECADEYAALIMEELDPSNLGYVEMYNVEMLLLRAPHEAAFSGTESRMLSNLISDKLVPPKDESLIKRGYRRIGYFIHDNWKRLWIVGLWLLICVGLFTWKFHQYKDRAVYHVMGYCVCVAKGGAETLKFNMALILLPVCRNTITWLRSRTRLGRIIPFDDNVNFHKVIATGIAIGVCLHVIPHLTCDFPRLLHSTDEEYVPMKRFFGHRPSEYWWFVRGTEGWTGITMLVLMTIAFTLANPWFRQNRLQLPKMIKRLTGYNAFWYSHHLFIIVYVLLIIHGTFVYLSKEWYHKSTWMYVAIPMILYGIERLVRAFRSGHRTVEILKVAVYPGNVMSLQFTKPRKFKYTSGQYIYVNCSKVSPVEWHPFSLTSAPPDDHLSLHIRTAGDWTSQLKTVFSRACQPSGSDQSGLLRADIAQQNQNTPRLPKLLIDGPYGAPAQDYKEYDILFLIGLGIGATPLISIVKDVLFHIKQQKEEESGIIESGTKNHKKKEPFNTTNAYFYWVTREEGSFEWFKNVMNEVAEKDTEHVIELHNYCTSVYEEGDARSALIAMLQSFQHAKNGVDIVSGTRVRTHFARPNWRNEFKHVAVKHPDKRVGVFYCGAAALIPELRHLSHEFSRKTTTKFDFHKENF; this is encoded by the exons ATGGAGAATCAAGACTCTCAAGTGAGAGATCCAGAAAGCCGTGGGAGCTCAAGGCGAATCGCCTTTAGCGGTCCATTAGTCTCTAGCAAGAAATTATCAGGAAGCAGAAGAAGTGCAAGGTTCAAAGATGAAACAAACGGAAACAATCCCTACATTGAAATAACTTTAGATGTTGCAAACGATTCTTTGTTGGTGCATAACATTAAGGGTACTCCTGATCAAGAAGCAGCTTTAATAGCGAGTCGTATAGAGAAACATCCTTCTTCTTTATCTACTCAGCTCTCCTCTAAGTTGAGACAGATTTCGAGAGATATAAAGAACAGCTTTTCGTCTTCTAAAAGAACTACACACTCGAATAACAAGGTTAAGCACAGCGCCTCGGGAGCTGCCCAAGCCATTATGGGATTGAGGTTTATGCACAAAAACACGACAAACGGTGATGGATGGTCTGAGGTTGAAGCAAGATTCGATGAACTTTCTGTCGATGGCCAGTTGCCTAGATCTTCCTTTGGCAAATGCATAg GAGTGAAAGAGTCTGCTGAGTTTATGGGGGAACTGTTTGATGCTTTAGCCCGAAGACGGGGCATAACTTCATCAACTGTTACCAAGGATCAATTGCATGAATTCTGGAAACAGATTACAGACACAAGTTTTGATGCTAGGCTGCAGACCTTCTTCGATAT GGTGGACAAGGATGCTGATGGAAGAATCACTCAAGATGAAGTTAAAGAG ATCATTACATTAAGTGCTTCTGCAAATAAGCTGACAAAAATTGTAGAGTGTGCGGATGAGTATGCAGCTCTGATAATGGAAGAACTTGATCCAAGTAATCTTGGATATGTCGAG ATGTACAATGTGGAAATGCTGCTATTAAGAGCCCCACATGAGGCAGCCTTCTCTGGGACAGAAAGTAGGATGCTGAGCAATTTAATAAGCGATAAACTCGTTCCACCAAAAGATGAAAGCTTAATCAAAAGAGGCTACCGCAGAATTGGCTACTTCATACATGACAATTGGAAGAGACTCTGGATTGTTGGCTTGTGGCTTTTAATTTGTGTGGGGCTGTTCACATGGAAATTTCATCAGTACAAGGATAGAGCAGTATATCATGTCATGGGCTACTGCGTTTGTGTTGCTAAGGGTGGCGCTGAGACACTCAAATTCAACATGGCTCTCATTCTTCTACCTGTTTGTAGAAACACGATCACATGGCTGAGGAGCAGGACTAGGTTGGGACGTATTATTCCTTTCGATGATAATGTCAATTTCCACAAG GTAATTGCTACTGGAATTGCAATTGGAGTTTGTTTACATGTTATCCCACACTTGACATGTGACTTCCCTCGGCTACTACATTCTACAGACGAAGAATATGTTCCTATGAAGCGTTTTTTTGGTCATCGGCCAAGTGAGTACTGGTGGTTTGTAAGAGGTACTGAAGGTTGGACTGGCATCACTATGTTGGTGCTTATGACTATAGCATTTACATTAGCCAACCCATGGTTTCGACAAAACAGGCTTCAGCTACCAAAAATGATTAAGCGCCTCACAGGATATAATGCATTTTGGTACTCTCACCATTTGTTTATTATTGTCTATGTTCTCCTCATCATCCATGGAACTTTCGTTTATCTTTCCAAGGAATGGTACCATAAATCA ACATGGATGTATGTTGCTATTCCGATGATCTTATATGGTATTGAACGATTAGTTCGAGCATTTAGGTCTGGGCACAGAACTGTGGAAATTCTAAAG GTTGCTGTATACCCGGGAAACGTGATGTCTTTGCAATTCACTAAACCTAGAAAATTTAAATACACTAGTGGGCAGTACATATATGTGAACTGCTCAAAAGTTTCTCCAGTTGAATG GCATCCATTTTCACTTACTTCAGCTCCACCAGACGATCATCTAAGCCTCCATATCCGAACAGCAGGTGACTGGACATCACAGCTGAAAACAGTGTTCTCCCGG GCTTGTCAACCTTCGGGTAGTGATCAAAGCGGCCTCTTAAGGGCAGACATTGCACAACAAAACCAGAACACACCTAG GTTGCCAAAGCTCCTAATTGATGGCCCCTATGGAGCTCCAGCACAAGACTACAAAGAATACGATATCCTCTTCCTGATTGGCCTCGGCATTGGTGCAACCCCTTTAATCAGCATTGTCAAAGATGTTCTTTTTCACATTAAACAACAGAAAGAAGAAGAGTCAGGAATAATCGAAAGTGGCACAAAAAATCACAAGAAAAAAGAGCCATTTAACACTACAAATGCATACTTCTACTGGGTGACTCGTGAAGAAGGCTCATTTGAATGGTTCAAAAATGTAATGAATGAGGTTGCGGAAAAGGATACAGAGCATGTAATTGAGCTGCACAATTACTGCACAAGTGTGTATGAAGAAGGCGATGCACGGTCAGCTTTGATTGCCATGCTTCAGTCTTTCCAGCATGCTAAAAATGGTGTAGACATTGTATCGGGGACGCGCGTTAGGACGCATTTTGCTAGGCCTAATTGGCGTAACGAATTCAAGCATGTTGCAGTCAAACATCCTGATAAACGAGTTG GAGTGTTCTACTGCGGTGCTGCAGCTTTAATTCCTGAACTGAGGCACTTGTCCCATGAATTCTCTCGGAAAACAACCACAAAGTTTGATTTTCACAAGGAGAACTTCTGA